From a region of the Mucilaginibacter auburnensis genome:
- a CDS encoding alpha-L-arabinofuranosidase C-terminal domain-containing protein, whose amino-acid sequence MKLRFLSAAVALTCAVHVAGAQTTKLTLDLSKATVPVSPMLYGLMTEEINYAYDGGLYAELIRNRIFKNNTKQPDGWSLISEGDAKAAIQLIGADPTNVPRNERGHAINEALTTCLRLTVEKPGTRAGIANSGYWGIPVKPGTTYDASFYIKGTGQAPPAQFGNRPPQANSNAAPIVTIADNTAGPITVSLESNDGKTVFASGTIDLIKSPYWKKYSLKLTTKTGFTATKDAHFVISTNRTGLYYFNLVSLFPPTYGNRPNGSRPDLMQMLVDMKPAFLRFPGGNYLEGPYLADHFPWKTTLGPLEQRPGHPGSWGYRATDGLGLLEFLGWCEDAHMEPLLGVYAGYSLNGDHVDPGPLLEPYVQDALEEIEYIIGDAKTTYWGKRRAADGHPAPFKLTYVEVGNEDWFDRSNTYDGRFNQFRAAINKKYPQLKVISTIASKVYPTQKVTSGPPIDMEDEHYYQNSWQMQEDAFKYDNYDRKKGPKIFVGEWATREGSPTTNLISALGDAAFMTGMERNSDVVLMSCFAPLFVNVNPKNDATGEPSGMQWASDLIGYDALNSYGSPSYYVQSMFNNNIGNRVVPVSATNLPMLHIDTATLNKNLSPQQRRGRQQKPERPSLYYVATKDTKTGTIYIKVVNVADHAENVTLDLNGAGTIVSTGTLIELKGDKPEATNTITDPKHIVPITTNLTGIGKSFAHSFSPYSVSVIKIKTTPAK is encoded by the coding sequence ATGAAACTTCGCTTTTTATCCGCCGCTGTAGCACTAACCTGCGCAGTTCATGTTGCAGGCGCGCAAACCACAAAACTAACTTTAGACCTCAGTAAAGCAACCGTGCCGGTTAGCCCGATGCTTTATGGTTTAATGACAGAGGAGATCAACTACGCGTATGATGGTGGCTTATATGCTGAATTGATACGCAACAGAATATTTAAAAACAATACTAAGCAGCCTGATGGCTGGAGCCTTATTAGCGAAGGTGATGCTAAAGCCGCTATACAACTTATAGGTGCCGATCCAACCAACGTTCCGCGCAATGAGCGGGGTCATGCTATTAATGAAGCGCTTACAACATGTTTGCGCTTAACGGTAGAAAAGCCTGGTACGCGTGCTGGTATTGCCAATTCGGGCTACTGGGGTATACCTGTAAAGCCGGGCACCACCTACGATGCCTCATTTTACATAAAAGGAACTGGACAGGCACCGCCAGCACAGTTTGGTAACCGTCCGCCGCAGGCCAATAGCAACGCCGCGCCAATAGTAACGATTGCCGACAATACTGCCGGCCCTATAACGGTTAGCCTTGAAAGCAATGATGGTAAAACCGTGTTTGCAAGCGGCACTATTGATCTGATAAAATCACCATACTGGAAAAAGTATTCGCTCAAACTCACTACAAAAACGGGATTTACGGCAACCAAAGATGCGCACTTTGTAATATCAACCAACCGTACTGGTTTGTATTATTTTAACCTGGTGTCGCTTTTTCCGCCTACCTATGGCAACCGGCCAAATGGCAGCAGGCCGGATCTGATGCAGATGCTCGTTGATATGAAACCCGCGTTTTTACGCTTCCCGGGCGGAAACTACCTGGAAGGGCCCTACCTGGCCGATCACTTTCCTTGGAAAACCACTTTGGGTCCTTTGGAGCAGCGTCCGGGTCATCCGGGTAGCTGGGGCTATCGCGCAACCGATGGTTTGGGCCTTTTAGAATTTTTAGGCTGGTGTGAAGATGCGCACATGGAACCATTACTGGGCGTTTATGCCGGCTATTCGCTTAACGGAGACCACGTTGATCCGGGACCTTTGCTGGAGCCTTATGTTCAGGATGCACTGGAAGAAATAGAATACATTATTGGCGATGCAAAAACTACCTATTGGGGCAAACGCCGTGCAGCCGATGGTCATCCGGCACCGTTCAAATTAACCTATGTTGAGGTAGGTAATGAAGACTGGTTTGATCGCTCCAATACTTACGACGGACGCTTTAACCAGTTCAGGGCGGCTATTAATAAAAAGTATCCGCAATTAAAGGTGATATCAACCATAGCAAGTAAAGTATATCCAACTCAAAAGGTAACGAGCGGCCCGCCAATTGATATGGAGGATGAGCACTACTATCAAAACTCATGGCAAATGCAGGAAGATGCATTTAAGTATGATAACTACGACCGTAAAAAAGGGCCAAAAATATTTGTTGGTGAATGGGCTACACGCGAAGGTTCGCCGACCACAAATTTAATATCGGCTTTGGGTGATGCAGCCTTTATGACCGGTATGGAGCGTAATAGCGACGTTGTTTTAATGTCGTGCTTTGCGCCGCTGTTTGTTAACGTTAACCCCAAAAATGATGCAACTGGAGAACCATCGGGTATGCAATGGGCTTCGGATCTGATCGGTTATGACGCGTTAAACAGCTACGGCTCACCATCTTATTATGTTCAAAGCATGTTTAACAACAACATAGGTAACCGTGTGGTGCCGGTTAGCGCAACTAACCTGCCCATGCTGCATATTGATACGGCTACGCTGAATAAAAATCTAAGTCCTCAACAGCGCCGGGGCCGCCAGCAAAAACCGGAGCGCCCTTCGTTATATTATGTGGCTACTAAAGACACTAAAACCGGCACTATTTACATTAAGGTTGTAAACGTGGCCGACCATGCCGAGAACGTTACGCTTGACCTGAATGGTGCAGGCACTATAGTATCAACAGGTACACTTATTGAATTGAAAGGAGACAAACCGGAAGCAACCAACACCATTACCGACCCTAAACATATTG